The following proteins are encoded in a genomic region of Hymenobacter siberiensis:
- the porW gene encoding type IX secretion system periplasmic lipoprotein PorW/SprE, which yields MTHYSLTYRWAALLAFLLGVGAAGCASDKNLVAHAFNNVAARDNAYFLARVKLQTAEDKMYAARVNDYNQTLPLFPTLDSASVKANRADLNDIIKKASMPIQNRPGSDWTDDAYILVGWARFYLMQFDDAGQTFKYVNSTGKDANAKHEALIGLMRTFVAQGELESAKAVSDLLDKEKGLPQDARQLFLTRADYYIRTEEPAKAIPELEKAIPLIEFKNEQSRTRYILAQLYQDAGENKKAYEQLDQIIARNPPYELDFQAKLMLPQVSDLSATDRVKLNKNFVNLLKDTKNKDYRDKIYYEMARLNYREKKYPEALKLLRQSIKATTTSRLQKSYTYLLAGRIYYENLQKYRLAAAYYDSTVQNLNKEAKTYAAIKERSGILKDFAKQYTIIETQDSLQALARLAPDALNQQLVAYAEAELAAQKVAADRLAAQQKKQAAAAEFAGRTSSSSSGLGSNLPGGAPSADPLSFDPTAVASGAQWYFDNPATLGTARADFLRKWQNRPLQDNWRTSRTGSSSTNNIANGGAPISITGNGSTLVNGGRSDSAAVAAAAANPNAAKDALVAQYRKDIPTTPTQLAASDTQIECALYELGGIYKEQLKEREKGFETYEKQVTRYVRGEHAPDAYYLLYLYYKDKPDAAKTAQYAAALQREFPKSLYAKLIADPLYREHELALHNAVASRVDSAFTYYKNQEFRKATTVLARTEQQYPKSDLNDRVAYLKTLLVIRTQPPLTARSSVEKFYKDFPESPLVPQAQALAATYQKKDDGQIAGALASTEKPVVSIFRPGEIDNRMRIVYREGDSPAKALGPTTPAPAPAAPAPATPAPDAMRAMPRRSAADIRQEAKSAAEATGSTMPPSTAALGTAPATNAALTPVAAPVAADPVRKGRPTRKQLADEAAAKKAAAAAASAADTLPAATGGSPTPTAPTAAPLPSAATNGAPTATTPTTAAPVRKGRPTRKQLADEATAKAATAKAAAAAGVTPGTTAPAPGTPTPATTAPAAMPTPVAGASTASSAPAVAYTTQLNSPHTVVLVFPKDSPATTGLATQLATYNSRFFKANNLTVESVPLGADQELVVVKALPWAKIAQSYATKLRGPQSPLGKLHGAGYQTLVISPENLALLQISGDLAGYLTFYQRVYK from the coding sequence TTGACACATTATTCGCTGACATATCGCTGGGCCGCGCTGCTCGCCTTCCTACTGGGCGTGGGAGCGGCGGGCTGCGCATCGGACAAAAACCTGGTGGCTCACGCCTTCAACAACGTGGCCGCCCGCGACAACGCCTACTTCCTGGCCCGCGTGAAGCTGCAGACGGCCGAGGACAAGATGTACGCGGCCCGCGTGAACGACTACAACCAGACGCTGCCGCTGTTCCCGACGCTGGACAGCGCCAGCGTGAAGGCCAACCGCGCCGATTTGAACGATATTATCAAGAAGGCATCGATGCCGATTCAGAACCGGCCGGGCTCGGACTGGACCGATGATGCCTACATACTGGTGGGCTGGGCGCGCTTCTATCTGATGCAGTTTGACGATGCTGGCCAGACGTTTAAGTACGTAAACTCGACCGGCAAGGACGCCAATGCCAAGCACGAAGCGCTGATTGGACTGATGCGGACCTTCGTGGCGCAGGGCGAGCTGGAAAGCGCCAAAGCGGTATCGGACTTGCTGGACAAGGAAAAGGGCCTGCCGCAGGATGCGCGCCAGCTATTTCTGACGCGGGCCGACTACTACATCCGCACGGAGGAACCGGCCAAGGCCATTCCGGAGCTGGAAAAGGCTATTCCGCTGATTGAGTTTAAGAACGAGCAGTCGCGCACGCGCTACATTCTGGCGCAGCTGTACCAGGATGCCGGCGAGAATAAAAAGGCCTACGAGCAGCTCGACCAGATTATCGCTCGCAACCCGCCGTACGAGCTGGATTTCCAGGCCAAGCTGATGCTGCCGCAGGTATCGGACCTGAGCGCGACCGACCGAGTGAAGCTGAACAAGAACTTTGTCAACCTGCTGAAAGACACAAAGAACAAGGACTACCGCGACAAGATATACTATGAGATGGCGCGGCTGAACTACCGCGAAAAGAAATACCCGGAGGCGCTGAAACTGCTGCGGCAATCTATTAAAGCCACCACCACCAGCCGCCTCCAGAAAAGCTATACCTACTTGCTGGCTGGGCGCATATACTACGAAAACCTGCAGAAGTACCGCCTCGCGGCGGCCTACTACGACAGCACGGTGCAGAACCTGAACAAGGAAGCCAAAACCTACGCCGCCATCAAGGAGCGCAGCGGCATCCTGAAGGATTTTGCCAAACAGTACACCATTATCGAAACGCAGGACAGCTTGCAGGCGCTGGCCCGCCTGGCACCCGATGCCCTGAACCAGCAGCTCGTTGCCTACGCCGAGGCTGAGCTGGCAGCCCAGAAAGTGGCCGCCGACCGCTTGGCGGCTCAGCAAAAGAAACAGGCGGCCGCCGCCGAGTTTGCCGGCCGCACCAGTTCCAGCAGCAGTGGCCTGGGCAGCAACCTGCCCGGTGGCGCACCCAGCGCCGACCCGCTGTCATTCGACCCGACGGCGGTGGCTTCGGGTGCGCAGTGGTACTTCGACAACCCCGCCACGCTGGGCACGGCCCGCGCCGACTTTCTGCGCAAATGGCAGAACCGACCATTGCAGGACAACTGGCGCACCAGCCGCACGGGCAGCAGCTCGACCAACAACATCGCCAATGGTGGTGCGCCCATCTCCATCACCGGCAACGGCAGCACGCTGGTGAATGGCGGCCGGTCCGACTCGGCGGCCGTGGCCGCCGCCGCCGCCAACCCCAACGCAGCCAAGGATGCCCTGGTAGCGCAGTACCGCAAGGATATTCCCACCACGCCCACCCAGCTGGCGGCTTCCGATACGCAGATAGAATGCGCGCTGTACGAGTTGGGCGGCATCTACAAAGAGCAGCTGAAGGAGCGTGAAAAGGGCTTCGAAACCTACGAGAAGCAGGTGACCCGCTACGTGCGCGGTGAACATGCCCCCGATGCCTACTACCTGCTATACCTCTACTACAAAGACAAGCCCGACGCGGCCAAAACTGCCCAATACGCGGCGGCGCTGCAGCGCGAGTTCCCGAAGTCACTCTACGCCAAGCTGATTGCCGACCCGCTGTACCGCGAGCACGAGCTGGCCCTGCACAACGCCGTGGCCAGTCGCGTCGATTCGGCCTTCACGTATTACAAGAACCAGGAGTTCCGCAAGGCCACGACCGTACTGGCGCGCACCGAGCAGCAATACCCCAAAAGTGACCTCAACGACCGGGTGGCCTACCTGAAAACGCTGCTGGTGATTCGAACCCAGCCGCCGCTCACGGCCCGCTCCTCGGTGGAGAAATTCTACAAGGATTTCCCGGAAAGCCCCCTGGTGCCGCAGGCCCAGGCGCTGGCCGCCACCTATCAGAAGAAGGACGATGGCCAGATTGCCGGCGCGCTGGCTTCCACCGAAAAGCCCGTGGTGTCCATCTTCCGCCCCGGCGAAATTGATAACCGAATGCGCATTGTGTATCGCGAAGGGGATAGCCCGGCCAAAGCCCTGGGTCCGACTACGCCAGCCCCGGCCCCAGCAGCGCCGGCCCCTGCCACGCCCGCACCGGATGCGATGCGGGCCATGCCCCGGCGCTCGGCGGCTGATATCCGGCAAGAAGCGAAGAGCGCGGCCGAAGCCACAGGCTCAACTATGCCCCCCTCAACGGCGGCCTTGGGTACTGCTCCGGCTACCAACGCGGCCCTCACGCCGGTAGCGGCACCAGTTGCGGCAGATCCGGTGCGGAAAGGTCGGCCCACGCGCAAGCAACTGGCCGATGAAGCGGCGGCGAAAAAAGCAGCCGCAGCAGCAGCTTCGGCGGCGGACACTTTGCCGGCTGCTACGGGTGGCAGCCCCACTCCTACCGCACCAACGGCCGCACCACTTCCCTCTGCCGCTACCAACGGTGCCCCGACGGCAACTACCCCCACAACGGCGGCCCCGGTCCGCAAGGGCCGGCCCACCCGCAAGCAGCTGGCCGACGAGGCTACCGCGAAAGCGGCCACTGCCAAAGCGGCGGCGGCAGCGGGTGTTACCCCCGGCACTACGGCTCCTGCACCGGGCACCCCAACTCCCGCAACGACGGCTCCGGCAGCTATGCCCACGCCCGTAGCCGGGGCCAGTACGGCTTCGTCGGCCCCGGCCGTGGCCTACACCACCCAGCTAAACAGTCCGCACACGGTGGTGCTGGTGTTTCCGAAAGACTCGCCCGCTACCACGGGGCTGGCGACTCAGCTGGCTACTTACAACAGTCGTTTTTTCAAGGCGAATAACCTCACGGTTGAATCGGTGCCGCTGGGAGCCGACCAGGAGTTAGTGGTGGTGAAAGCGCTGCCGTGGGCCAAAATAGCCCAGAGCTACGCCACCAAGCTGCGCGGGCCGCAGTCGCCACTGGGCAAGCTGCACGGCGCGGGCTATCAGACGCTCGTCATTAGCCCCGAAAATCTGGCTTTGCTCCAGATTAGCGGCGATTTGGCGGGGTATTTGACCTTCTACCAGCGCGTGTATAAATGA